One region of Bradyrhizobium betae genomic DNA includes:
- a CDS encoding JAB domain-containing protein, translating to MPAKPDHDKTSPEDTPHYHGHRERLRERFYSAGADALSDYELLEMALFPALPRRDTKPLAKTLIKTFGSFAEVVHAPVARLREVEGVGEAAVNQLKLIAAAASRVTKGEVNSRNALSSWNEVIDYCRSSMAFADKEQFRLLFLDKRNQLIADEVQQTGTVDHTPVYPREVIKRALELSATALILVHNHPTRPTSITLDHAQAH from the coding sequence ATGCCCGCCAAGCCAGACCACGACAAAACCAGCCCCGAAGACACGCCGCACTATCACGGCCATCGCGAGCGGCTGCGCGAGCGCTTCTACAGCGCGGGGGCGGATGCGCTCAGCGATTACGAGCTGCTGGAGATGGCGCTATTTCCCGCGCTGCCGCGGCGCGATACCAAGCCGCTCGCGAAGACGCTGATCAAGACGTTTGGGTCGTTCGCCGAAGTCGTGCATGCGCCGGTCGCGCGCCTGCGCGAGGTCGAGGGCGTCGGCGAGGCCGCGGTCAACCAGCTCAAGCTGATCGCGGCCGCGGCGAGCCGCGTGACCAAGGGCGAGGTCAACAGCCGCAACGCGCTATCGTCCTGGAACGAGGTGATCGACTATTGCCGCTCCAGCATGGCCTTCGCCGACAAGGAGCAATTCCGCCTGCTGTTCCTCGACAAGCGCAACCAGCTGATCGCCGACGAGGTGCAGCAGACCGGCACCGTCGACCACACCCCGGTCTATCCGCGCGAGGTGATCAAGCGCGCGCTCGAACTATCGGCCACCGCGCTGATCCTGGTACATAACCATCCTACTAGACCCACATCGATCACGCTCGATCACGCCCAAGCACATTGA
- a CDS encoding tyrosine-type recombinase/integrase yields MGSLTDGAIRRSIKDVELTGKQKSLADGEGRGVGRLVLVVRPMPKRVLAEWMAQQWRDGKRIKAKLGDYPSMSLAAAREVFKRDFADAIQKGRSIKIVTDARPGTVADLFEAYVASLKEAGKPSWKETEKGLNKVADTLGRNRLAREIEPDEVTEVLRPIFERGAPAMADHVRCYIRAAYSWGMKSEHDYRNTSPRRFRLVYNPAAGIPTEPKVVGSRWLDEDEFVQLWRWLECPDVPVHPPYLRAVQILMLTGQRVEEIARLHKDQWDSRERILDWSKTKNSKPHAVPVPSLAAELLDSIKPNEHGWFFPSAKDPSKPVSHGTLYAFMWRQRDRGVIPVVTNRDLRRTWKTLSGKAGVPKEIRDRIQNHALQDVSSKSYDRWNYMPEKRAGMARWDKFARTMLAKKPVRRPAKQAA; encoded by the coding sequence ATGGGCAGCCTCACCGATGGCGCGATCCGGCGCAGCATCAAGGACGTCGAACTGACCGGAAAGCAGAAGTCCCTGGCCGACGGCGAGGGACGCGGCGTGGGCCGCCTGGTCCTCGTCGTGCGGCCGATGCCTAAGCGGGTGCTGGCGGAATGGATGGCCCAGCAATGGCGCGACGGTAAGCGGATCAAGGCGAAACTCGGCGACTATCCATCGATGTCGCTCGCCGCAGCCCGAGAGGTTTTCAAGCGCGACTTCGCGGACGCGATCCAGAAGGGTCGGAGCATCAAGATCGTCACCGATGCTCGGCCCGGAACCGTCGCCGACCTTTTCGAAGCCTACGTCGCCTCGCTCAAAGAAGCAGGTAAGCCGTCCTGGAAGGAAACGGAGAAAGGACTGAACAAGGTAGCCGACACTCTTGGGCGCAACCGCCTTGCCCGGGAGATCGAGCCGGACGAGGTGACGGAGGTGCTCCGCCCGATCTTTGAGCGTGGGGCCCCTGCCATGGCGGACCACGTCCGCTGCTACATCCGCGCAGCTTACAGCTGGGGAATGAAATCGGAGCACGACTATCGAAACACGTCGCCGCGCCGATTTCGACTGGTCTACAATCCGGCGGCAGGTATCCCGACTGAGCCTAAGGTCGTCGGGTCCCGGTGGCTGGACGAAGATGAGTTTGTCCAGCTCTGGCGATGGCTCGAATGCCCCGACGTGCCGGTGCACCCGCCCTATCTGCGGGCCGTTCAGATCCTGATGCTCACGGGCCAGCGGGTCGAGGAAATCGCGCGCCTTCACAAGGATCAGTGGGATTCCCGCGAACGAATTCTCGACTGGTCAAAAACCAAGAACAGCAAGCCTCATGCGGTCCCTGTTCCGTCCTTGGCGGCGGAGCTTCTCGATTCCATTAAGCCGAACGAACATGGGTGGTTCTTCCCCTCGGCGAAGGATCCATCGAAGCCCGTCAGCCATGGGACGCTCTATGCCTTTATGTGGCGCCAGCGCGACCGCGGCGTCATCCCGGTCGTGACCAATCGCGACTTGCGGCGAACGTGGAAGACGCTGTCAGGCAAGGCTGGCGTGCCGAAGGAAATCCGCGATCGCATTCAGAACCATGCGCTGCAGGACGTTAGCTCCAAGAGCTACGACCGCTGGAACTACATGCCAGAGAAGCGAGCTGGCATGGCGCGCTGGGACAAGTTCGCCCGCACCATGCTGGCCAAGAAGCCCGTCCGCCGGCCAGCGAAGCAGGCGGCGTGA
- a CDS encoding glucosaminidase domain-containing protein: MLFQSIERTPASLALMAFLSLVGLVLSISTVRAADDSNWGCYDPKPGHPTASERSAFVSRLRPVARSLQDELGVPQGGVLSMAVQESGFGWTRTAINANNLFGWKFRQSAREANLGSWTLACQPADDPGKVYAVFPTWEDSIRFVAGQLARASRYKSATAAARAAIAEGGSDEAVAEAWLKGIQQAGYNPNSGYPSEVMNSGRKAGVFAKSQEVSAVQATAAAASGQGTPVPSEADVEKVLGWFKRDASGRYWIAGADCVPLKSSAWPGYESLPDGAIRACQYTVVSCANLKGTNRASCEHSRTVVGPKSATVVVLEPTVDRMARWIATACAEAGGSRDRCLQAVYSSGVEMSGWQIPIAGLGYEDMETSHYVQVAYAFRDGLTVRADSVCAWKNGYPGGEAPPSPEQNAACSKPGVRPAAVSFQARPARTTRGDLVAYDKKYNEMIPPHQAAFPIPDAAADQWRGVVREALAAAYASDRNVLVSAKAVSLRKSKAF, from the coding sequence ATGTTATTTCAATCTATTGAGCGAACCCCTGCTTCTTTAGCTTTGATGGCGTTCCTCTCGCTGGTCGGCCTGGTTCTTTCAATCAGTACCGTACGTGCCGCAGATGATTCCAATTGGGGGTGTTACGACCCTAAGCCTGGACATCCCACGGCGTCCGAACGCAGCGCCTTCGTATCCCGCCTGAGACCCGTGGCGAGGAGCCTTCAGGACGAACTCGGGGTGCCTCAGGGCGGTGTTCTTTCGATGGCGGTGCAGGAGAGCGGGTTTGGCTGGACCAGAACTGCGATCAATGCGAACAACTTGTTCGGCTGGAAGTTTAGACAATCCGCGCGAGAGGCGAATCTCGGCTCGTGGACCTTGGCCTGCCAGCCAGCGGATGATCCTGGCAAGGTCTATGCCGTCTTCCCAACCTGGGAAGATTCGATAAGATTCGTCGCAGGGCAGCTCGCTCGTGCCTCTAGGTATAAATCTGCGACCGCGGCTGCTCGCGCGGCAATTGCTGAGGGTGGCAGCGATGAAGCTGTCGCGGAGGCTTGGCTGAAGGGTATTCAGCAGGCGGGGTACAATCCCAATTCAGGGTACCCCTCGGAAGTAATGAATTCCGGACGGAAGGCAGGAGTCTTTGCAAAGTCGCAGGAGGTCAGCGCAGTGCAAGCGACGGCTGCCGCTGCTTCAGGGCAAGGGACGCCAGTGCCGTCCGAAGCCGACGTCGAGAAGGTGTTGGGATGGTTTAAAAGGGATGCATCAGGGCGCTATTGGATTGCTGGCGCTGATTGCGTGCCTCTGAAGTCGAGCGCTTGGCCCGGCTACGAGTCGCTGCCCGACGGCGCGATCCGTGCCTGCCAATATACGGTTGTGTCCTGTGCAAATCTGAAGGGGACGAACCGCGCAAGTTGTGAACATAGCCGCACTGTCGTTGGGCCAAAGAGCGCCACGGTAGTAGTACTTGAACCTACCGTCGATCGCATGGCACGTTGGATTGCAACCGCTTGCGCGGAGGCTGGTGGAAGTCGGGATAGATGCCTCCAAGCGGTCTACAGCTCGGGCGTTGAAATGAGTGGCTGGCAAATCCCTATTGCGGGCCTGGGTTACGAAGACATGGAGACTTCGCACTACGTTCAGGTCGCTTATGCGTTCCGTGATGGGCTGACGGTTCGTGCAGATTCAGTCTGCGCATGGAAGAACGGTTATCCGGGTGGGGAGGCGCCGCCATCGCCGGAACAGAACGCGGCATGTAGCAAGCCCGGCGTCCGCCCCGCCGCCGTCAGCTTTCAGGCCCGCCCGGCCCGAACGACGCGAGGCGATCTCGTCGCGTATGACAAGAAATATAACGAAATGATTCCGCCCCATCAGGCGGCTTTTCCCATTCCTGATGCAGCAGCCGATCAATGGCGCGGGGTCGTGCGTGAGGCTCTAGCGGCAGCGTACGCATCGGACCGAAACGTTTTGGTTTCGGCCAAAGCGGTCTCGCTGCGAAAGAGCAAAGCCTTTTGA